acctaaaataataatagcaaaaaaataagagagcaaccgccgagtttcttgctggttcttctcggcaggaaaggcattccgaaccagtggtagatgcatccgactattcgtaagcacttgtaaaagtttaacgaataaaaaaaaaaaaaagattttcatttcatttcatttcattaatatATAGATAACATAGATTATCATTTTAAAACATTTCTTTGGAAACATAGGTTATTCTGCCTCTGATTCCTAGATTAAAGATTTAGTTTACATTGCTTGATTCTGATGGCATTTGCTCTGTGTAAAAACTTGTGTTTatcaaatacatttttattaaattaagaaATAGTCCCCACACATTTTTTGTTTATAtcagaatattattaaaaaaatttcaGGTTGACCTGTCACCAATAACTGGAGTGCCCGAAGAACACGTGAAGTATCGTCGAGTTCGCATCTACCAACCACCGAAAAACGCAATGCAAAGTGGCACCAATAACATTCACCATTGGGAAATGGAGTTCGACACACGCCAACGTTGGGAGAACCCACTCATGGGCTGGACTTCTACTGGCGACCCCTTGTCCAACATGAAAGTACAGTTTACGTCCCCCGAAGAAGCCATAGAGCATTGCGAAAAGAACGGTTGGATCTGGTTCTTAGATGTTCCGAAAATTGAAAGGGATTTCAAACCAAAAAGCTACGGAGTGAACTTTGCATGGAACCGTCGTACCAGGGTGTCCACCAAATGAATTGGTATGATGTTAGTGTATTTTCatgtagaaattataaatatgaatttatctaaataattttttaagttctaaTAGCTTAAATTGATTgttaatatttatgtatattatatttgatGACAGTAAACAGCATTGAAAATATGctctttcattttaatttacttaactGACAAAAGCACAAATAATTTTTTAGGTTGCtccaatttattttaaactagctgatccccgcggcttcgcccgcgtgtatataatatagcctatgtcactcaggaataatgtagttttctattggtgaaagaattttcaaaatcggttcagtagttccagagattaccccctacaaacaaacttaacgacgttacctctttataatattagtatagactagatgattcccacgacttcgcccGCATAGATTTAGGATtaataatcctgtgggaactctggttttctgggatcaaaagtagctttTGTCACTCTTCAAGTTGACTTAACTTAAGTCTTTAACTTTATCCATAATACAAACAgaaatcacgttgatctgttgctcGATTGCTATTTGCGGctaaccaacagacaaacagattttcatacttataaaattagtggTGATTGATAGTCTAAAATGAAAAGTAtgagggatgatttatgccaacacgtggcgggtaGGCCTTGCCACGTCCGaagcacggattcaaaacatcacgaacattttatatgaagtgAAGCAGTTATAAGAGGTGAAGCAGTTAATGCTTCACCGGGTCGTGTTCGTGCACGGACGCCACGtggtgaagcatgaactgcttcatataaaatatgtttatgatgttttgaatccgtgcctcgtccgcgcctcgtacgtgggctcgtgcccgccacgtgttctcataaatcatcccttaatctGCATGAAGTTGGTAAATACTAAACTTGAGTTATTAGAAAGTAGGGCCACAAATAAAACTGCAtgtattcaatatttttttaatcatagtTTTCAACAtggttaatttatatttttgtacctCGGAAGAAAATCATATTTCGCAGGTCTcacttaaaactttttatttacatataataCAAATGTATGATACACAAGTCGAACACTGCTCAACATTAGTTTTATAGACAAAACTTGGATTGCAgataaacaattatttaataaaaaatatatcaattaCTAGCTTTTCATGACTTCCTCCGCGTGATATAATTCATAGCCTAGCATTTAgtgataatgtagctatctatcagtgaTAAAATTTTTAGAATCTGATTTAgtattagttccggagattaccagTTACATACAAATTCATAAATTAATGCAgtcaattatttacttattaatattgttCATGTTttattacagtagccggcaggaaatattgtacatcgacctttagaaagaggtttcgacttcgtagagcgttgtctctatcactcataccgtgacattttgtcggtctcaacgacagagacaacgctctacgaaaccactatctctttctaaacgaCGATGtccaatattttctgccgcgtactgtacgtaatAGTTAAATTACTAATCTAGGCGTCATGGGATTAGAGCGGCCCCATCAGGCAGCTTGGGTTACTGTTGAAAAACTGTTGTTTAAGAATTACAATATTGGGACCTCCAccttctaggcaggcgcgctccaccttagcCTGCATCGTCACCTAATATTTGGTGTGATTCCAATCAAGCGCATGcctatttagttaaaaaaaaaccactgcTTGAAGCAGTTGGCCATGACTGCTTCGAGCTGCCCTTCTATGGTCGCTCTATAGCCCAGGCACACTTATCAGTAACCTACCCTATACAACGTATAGGGCGCGGCGTGGAGTTTGTAtcttgaaaactttttttgactttattatgaTGGGTAGATTAGAACCAGAACAAAACTCAACTgccttacctacctaaaatattcAGGCGCCTTTGAAACAGGTGTTAAACTCGTAACTTCAGTTTTTAAACTACGTCTAATATTTTGGTGGTAAGACCGTAAAAGTACTCGTATATCCAAATACAGAATATGtgcgtgtttttttaaattgctgcTTAGCCTATGCTTTCTGCAGTCCATGTTTTGTCCatagatttataataatgtattcGTCTAGCTACCGTATTTTAAATGTACGTCGTACATCGTCATGAATAAATTTGAAAGTAATTTCTAACTCTTTACTAcgtaaaattatgaaaaattattGCATTTCTCTCTTTATCTACTTATTtacatagtaataataataaaacggtattCCTGAAACATGTCTATTCTATTTTAGTTAGATATATAACGTCgttcttattaaaattttaaagttctGGTTAAAAATCGGTTTTTAATGCTATATTTAAAGGGGGTTTAAAGCAGTAGTGTAAATCTTGTAAAAGCGCGGTGGTACAAATATTAGTTAGTCATTAAAGTGTAAGGGTCGAAAATCTAAAAACTCACTTTGAAATAGGTTTCGAAaattcctattttttttaataaatcgaaCTCTTTAAGAAAGACAAAGCTTCTACACAAAACGccaatatcaatattttttatttgctatGGCGATATACTTACAGAAGTTTAAATAATAGTTAatctttatatttatatttatatttatcaatTTACTATTTAATATAGACCAACCGTGTGGATCAAAATGGTATCCTTTTCGTATAGAAAGTGtggataaataaatatatttagtttaatttgttgaaaataataataataacagaaaATTAAGcagtaatacatattatatttatgcgagactaattttattttttgttacaaataACTAACAAATGGCAgactttcaaataaaaagaataaaagaaaGCCAAGtgttattaaaagttaaaaaatatatactacaACAATGACTTGGTCCTTGCTACAATTAAATTACCTATTTGGAAATAATGATTATGGTAAATGACGGTAATAGGAAGGTACGTTTCTTTCTTTTATTACGTAATCACTGCTGACAAAATGTTAAGTGTCACCTCCATTAaagtatacctatctatagtacgcgacagctcgaaagcgcaatcgaggagggaacgccccgcacacccgcacagcccccgctctaacccggtgcgggagagcgcgggtgTTCGGGTATCataccccgcctcataccccgactgccatctctacctgtcgcggactataaatgGATCACCTTCTAGACATTTGCGCATTCCTTAACACACATTCGTGTTTATTACGAATATGATTAGGTATCATATtcgtaataaatatatatatactgtACTACGGTATATTGAAATATAGATTGATTTATATTGCGattaattgattgatttatatatttatttatgtctgTTATTATATGCGTGTATTTATTTCCTAAttcgaaaattaaatttttcctATTTTTATTGTGACTTATTCACCTTTCACATAACACTAACCTTGTACCGATTATGTTTTATAGCGGTTTTACcatacttttttaaaataaaagcagtacagtagccggcaagaaatattgtacatcgacctttggaatgagatttcggctttgcagaacgttgtctctgccactcaaacctatgtgacatttgtcggtctcaacgacagagacaacgctcttggaaaccgctatctctttctaaaggtcgttttttttaaaatatatatagcgagcaaacgagcaggcgggtcacctgatgttaagtgattaccgccgcccatgaacatttgcagcaccagaggaaccgccgatgcgttgccggccttttaggaatttgttggtccgccccttgaataaccccatgttataatctagtgggaacaccgccgatgggacgatgtacaatatttcctgccgggtactgaaCAACTTATGCTTTAGTATGAAGTGATAGAGTGAACAGCTCACGACAAGTAAGTTATATGATATTAAAACGTAAAGTCAAACATAACTACATTAATGGACGGGTATGTACATGCAAAATCATATAAATATTTCTACATGGACTTAAAGTTCAAGCTAATAATGAGAAGAATTACAAATGCCGGATTACTCGTATgtttatttgaaatttgtatactTAATGAAACTTTGCTAATTAAAATCCTATTATCGTAAAGTATTGATAATATATCACTACTTTACGctatcataatatattaaaaaagtatataataaaaatatttaatcaaatgtctaagtataagtacctatttgaaataaaaataatactaaacaGTTGCACACATTGGTCGCAATTTTTAACTATcacaaaatgtataaaatagcTTACAACCGGGTCACAgttgaaaatcagcgtcctacatcttatgtgtgttaacgcatatgatgcaagacattatgctgagctgtacacccatttggggtggtgtgacagatgaaaataatacatttgtactttgtttttatctgtgagtccaacaacaaataaatgcattttctttctttttttcttttacataaAACCAAATTCACATTTATCTACTGAGCATTCGAGTTCTTCCTGTGTGTCAAATTGCTCTAATTAAATGCTCAAAGCAGTACACAACCATTATCTTGCAATTGAGACTATAACATTAATAAACCTTTCCCTGAGGACGTTAACCAAAGATGTTCGAAGAAGACAGCTAGGAAACAATCAACCAGTAAGTTTTAGGTGActtattatttagttatattCTTATATACACGTTCcggaagtaggccactcggagtctaATAataatgccgcgtcgtaggcggggcattgacccgagttttgacGTAATTTACGCAAATGTGCCGTGACACTAGTTCAGCGTGCGTAGCTGTTAGTACATCGCGCTACAGTTTTCCGTCGTATAGTGCTCTGAAAAGACGCTGCCGGCGTAAAGTTCCGTCGCATACTGTTCGGCGCGTTTTTCTCAAGACCGAAAATTTTGCTGCCGAACTTTCGCGACGTAATTTAAGCAGGTTGTCGTGACAGTAAAGAAGAATTTTTTCACATTTAATTACTATCTACCTAGAAAAGAATATGAGTATATTCTTTTCTAGGTAGATAGTAATTAAAtgtgaaaacttaaaaaatataaccaaaattttacaaaacaaaaaaaatattatactaactaCGTTAGCCTATAACGAATATTGTCTGACGAATTAGTACTTAAAGTCTGGTTCTCTAATCCTACGAATTCTTTAGAACTCAAGACtattatagatattattataggtaagtataagtacctacctaccatttcACTGAGATGGATCGTGCCTTCAGCGTGCGCGTGGGTTGCGAGAAGGATTCAAAATCACTGTCCACTGACTTCTACTAATACAAATAATAGTAATGATAAGTGCTTCCccgtccacttttactctcttttctcttcattgtaaatgtttttggtacaaattaaattaaattatataagtacctacgctGGATTTGCTACCTGTTTTTGAAGTATTTGAAGCAATTTGattatcgccattttggcgctgatagcagcagtgagcgtacaCGGAATTAAATGTTAGAATTAAGAATAGTCTAGTCATGTCAACAGAAGACCATTTTACACAACACTCACAGCCGCTATCAGAGTCGCTTACGAGATAGAGCTtaaatctctcacataaatctgtctcgttttaactcaatcttaagtaacaattagtGACTCTGAGTGCGACTGAAAGTGTTTTAATTCCCGGTTCGCTTGGTGGGGGAGTGGGGACtttgaatcggcacaaaaaataattgataTTTTGTGTGTCACACCTTATCTGGCGTATGTATATAGTAAGTTGTCCATATCTGTGTGGTTGTCACACTCTTGCTTATTCTAACCCACGAGCCGTCTCAGTCAAGCGGTACACCTATAAAAAGACATGACTAGATATTCTGATTTATGGCAATTTAAAACAAGTTTAGTTAACAATTTTGTGTAGGACAAAATTAACGTAAGTGTTGTCTATACCCAAGCTATATAATtcacttacttataataattaaagctGCCTtggaatatatatatatatatatatatatagttctGGTCAATTATCCGTTAATACCTATCAATATGTGTTAAAGCAAAAAAGAAGAGATaggtaaaattaataaactagATAATTATGTTCGCAGAATGGCGTCATTTTGGTAttctttaggcagtggtccgaccgcgttgcgccggcgagaaaacgactaactatcggcgattttctctctcaagaaacgcacattaaatgtacattccgtgtaaacgaaagagatgcatatattaAAAGTTGCTCTCTGTCTGGTCACACTGCCGGCGGCGACTcgtttactagttttgtcgctgagcgacgagctttcaaaaataaactcgctcaacgatattcgttcagcgatgctctctcgcttgaacacgtgtaacacgcgcgcaggtttgcacaggactgagcgaccgcgagCGAAtagcgcgagtaatcgctcgtcacacttgcacactcgcttgtagcccggcgacaaaactattgaaactacacactcgcttcccgctgatcgccaacttgTTTatgtttctagttctactcgtttctcgttcatcgtcggcggtcggaccactgcacTGCCTAAAACGGATCTCACAAAATTAATGTCTTCAATGAAAATAACATACATCGGATTTTTAATGAAGCTttcataagtataatatttaatatggaTTTGCAATAATATACTCATGTATTTATAAGAGCTTCCGCGTCGTACACCCAAGAgctatcaaaaataaaatatttgatagcCGAAACGagagatataaaaaatattttgctgtCCGGACATGAATACCGTGGCCGTGTAAAAATAATACTAATGCAAATAAACTATACCGAATAATTTTGCATccttagttaaaaaaaagtttattttatttgtttgaacAGCTAGCCGTCGCATAAAAATAGATGCGTAGTCCGAGTAGGTTTCTTATAACGGGCCCCGACGTCATATCAGTCGCTGGCTTATACATAATAACTCTATTTACAATAACAAAGTAATATACAATCGCTCAACTCTACCCCGTACTGAAATATCTATAGTAAAAACCATCTAACAAATCGGCGTCTACTAATCAAGCGTAAGCTAAAATCGGTTTTACCTGTCATTTAACGTGATGAGTGATTTAAcgctattttatttaacttttattgcGTATGGAAGTCTCCGGTTATTTtagaattaatttttaataaaggaATTGATATTTtcgttttacattttttaaatataataacaataCTTATCGACTTCTAAATCTAAATTGGTTTAAAATCACAATTACGACCTAACCGTTGTAATATCACTGTTACCCGTGCGTGAACACAATATTCGATCTTTAAAACTTGACACTCACTTTGTCTTTATGTCAGCCTGGTacttaagtttaataaatactaTTGGTTTGTTGGAGCCTCTGGGGGCTCTTCGGTCGTAGATCAGCTGGGTTGTTCGTCACTTTCTCGGTGTACGAGTACTCGAACGACGGTGGGGGGTGCTGAAGGTGGAGGGGCGGTATCGGGGGATGCTTCCGTGACGAGGATGCTCACGGCACTGCTTGCGTGCGGGGACGGCGTGCTGGCTCGAGCGGGGGGTGTTGGACGTCTAGCCGAACTTCTCCGGGAGGTCAGACGAAGTGAACCTGGAATAACAACATTCTTATGACCGGAGCTTTACGAAAAAAATGAGAAGTTGAATATAGTTGCAATATTGAAATATCATTGATATTGAAATATCACAAACTTATTCCATTTATCCACCTTAAAACAGTCATAGAGTGCATACTCGGAAACGTGTGTATAAAAATTCGCCGTCCGGGGTG
Above is a window of Maniola hyperantus chromosome 20, iAphHyp1.2, whole genome shotgun sequence DNA encoding:
- the ND-18 gene encoding NADH dehydrogenase [ubiquinone] iron-sulfur protein 4, mitochondrial → MLQAIGVTARLSRTGLSRSLPAFSTSTRLSAQDPASRKEAPIIDNETVLATPEEAKEKMSQIVAITVPTKVDLSPITGVPEEHVKYRRVRIYQPPKNAMQSGTNNIHHWEMEFDTRQRWENPLMGWTSTGDPLSNMKVQFTSPEEAIEHCEKNGWIWFLDVPKIERDFKPKSYGVNFAWNRRTRVSTK